In Populus nigra chromosome 1, ddPopNigr1.1, whole genome shotgun sequence, one genomic interval encodes:
- the LOC133680636 gene encoding probable beta-1,4-xylosyltransferase IRX10, producing the protein MRTCLWVFAVVLVFGFVDGKKIERLRTERISGSAGDVLDDDPVGRLKVYVYELPSKYNKKLLQKDPRCLTHMFAAEIFMHRFLLSSPVRTLNPDEADWFYSPIYPTCDLTPMGLPLPFKSPRMMRSAIQLISSNWPYWNRTEGADHFFVVPHDFGACFHYQEEKAIERGILPLLQRSTLVQTFGQRNHVCLNEGSITIPPFAPPQKMQAHQIPPDIPRSIFVYFRGLFYDVNNDPEGGYYARGARAAVWENFKNNPLFDISTDHPTTYYEDMQRAIFCLCPLGWAPWSPRLVEAVVFGCIPVIIADDIVLPFADAIPWEEIGVFVAEEDVPNLDTILTSIPPEVILRKQRLLANPSMKRAMLFPQPAQPGDAFHQILNGLARKLPHDRSVYLKSGQNILNWTAGPVGDLKPW; encoded by the exons ATGAGGACATGCTTGTGGGTTTTTGCCGTGGTTCTTGTTTTCGGTTttgttgatggaaaaaaaattgaaaggttGCGCACGGAGAGGATTTCAG GAAGCGCTGGGGATGTGTTGGATGATGATCCAGTGGGAAGGTTGAAGGTCTATGTTTATGAGCTTCCGAGTAAATACAACAAGAAACTGCTGCAGAAGGACCCCAGATGTCTCACCCATATGTTTGCTGCTGAAATCTTCATGCATAGATTTCTCTTATCCAGCCCAGTTCGAACCCTTAATCCAGATGAAGCAGATTGGTTTTATTCCCCTATATACCCCACTTGTGATCTCACACCCATGGGCTTGCCGTTGCCCTTCAAATCTCCTAGGATGATGAGAAGTGCGATACAGCTAATCTCCTCCAATTGGCCTTACTGGAATCGTACGGAAGGGGCTGATCACTTTTTTGTTGTGCCCCATGACTTTGGAGCCTGCTTCCACTATCAG GAAGAGAAAGCCATTGAGCGGGGCATTCTTCCGCTACTCCAGCGTTCTACTTTGGTTCAAACTTTTGGGCAACGAAATCATGTGTGCTTGAATGAGGGGTCAATTACAATTCCTCCTTTTGCTCCTCCTCAAAAGATGCAGGCCCACCAGATTCCCCCTGACATTCCACGGTCCATTTTTGTCTATTTCCGTGGATTGTTTTATGATGTAAATAATGATCCAGAAGGTGGTTATTATGCAAG AGGAGCAAGGGCTGCAGTTTGGGAGAATTTCAAGAACAATCCACTCTTCGACATCTCCACTGACCATCCAACAACATATTATGAAGACATGCAGCGAGCTATATTTTGCTTGTGCCCACTCGGTTGGGCCCCGTGGAGTCCTAGATTAGTTGAAGCAGTGGTATTTGGATGCATTCCTGTCATCATTGCAGATGATATTGTTTTGCCATTTGCCGATGCTATCCCATGGGAGGAAATTGGGGTGTTTGTAGCAGAGGAAGATGTCCCTAACCTGGACACAATCCTAACATCTATACCACCAGAAGTGATTTTAAGGAAACAAAGGCTTCTTGCAAATCCTTCTATGAAACGTGCAATGTTATTCCCACAACCTGCACAACCAGGTGATGCTTTCCACCAAATACTAAATGGTCTGGCTCGTAAGTTGCCGCACGACAGGAGTGTTTACTTGAAATCTggtcaaaatattttgaattggaCAGCAGGGCCAGTTGGGGACCTGAAACCTTGGTAA